One Bacteroidota bacterium genomic region harbors:
- a CDS encoding sigma-70 family RNA polymerase sigma factor: MKIQQISDHELVQLYVSGNEPCLEMLIKRHKRKIFTTIYLIVNDRYIAEDLFQETFIKVIQMLKHEKYNEEGKFLPWVVRIARNLAIDYFRKAKRTPTITDSDGEDIFRYIELADENREEQIIRRQTEKQLRQLINLLPEEQKQVLVLRHYGDLSFKEIADLTQVSINTALGRMRYALNNLRKMMLEKEISLH, translated from the coding sequence ATGAAAATCCAACAAATCAGCGACCATGAGTTGGTTCAGCTCTACGTTAGTGGAAACGAGCCCTGTCTAGAGATGCTTATTAAGCGTCACAAGCGTAAAATCTTTACTACCATTTACCTTATCGTAAATGACCGTTACATTGCTGAAGACCTTTTTCAGGAGACCTTCATTAAGGTAATACAGATGCTTAAGCATGAGAAGTACAACGAAGAGGGTAAATTCCTTCCTTGGGTAGTTCGTATTGCCCGCAACCTTGCCATTGATTATTTCCGTAAGGCAAAACGTACCCCAACTATTACCGATAGTGATGGCGAAGATATTTTCAGGTACATTGAGCTGGCTGATGAAAACCGCGAGGAACAAATTATCCGTCGCCAAACTGAAAAACAATTGAGGCAGCTTATTAACCTTTTGCCTGAAGAACAAAAACAAGTATTGGTATTGCGCCACTATGGGGATTTAAGTTTTAAAGAAATTGCCGACTTAACCCAAGTGAGCATAAATACCGCGCTGGGACGTATGCGATATGCATTGAACAACCTGCGTAAAATGATGCTTGAAAAAGAAATTAGTTTGCATTGA
- a CDS encoding bifunctional nuclease family protein has product MQKIRLEIVGLTSGQTHGSYTLILGETQGDRKLPIIIGSFEAQAIAIEIEKIVPFRPMTHDLFISFCRTFNIEVDEVVIYNLIEGVFYSKIICKMGNERHEIDARTSDAIALAVRFNCPVTTFEHIMEMAGINLQGDEEDEEGPARPASPPQEEPVLKRAPGQNDYSNYTMSELESMLEEAEEVEDYERAARIRDEIRKRR; this is encoded by the coding sequence ATGCAAAAAATACGGCTTGAAATAGTAGGACTTACGTCAGGGCAAACGCACGGCTCATACACCCTTATTTTGGGTGAAACGCAAGGCGACCGCAAACTGCCAATAATTATCGGCAGTTTTGAAGCACAAGCTATTGCGATTGAGATTGAAAAAATTGTGCCTTTCAGGCCAATGACTCATGACCTTTTTATCTCGTTTTGCCGTACTTTCAACATTGAAGTAGATGAAGTAGTTATATACAACCTTATCGAGGGGGTATTCTATTCAAAGATAATTTGCAAAATGGGTAATGAGCGGCACGAAATTGATGCGCGCACCAGCGATGCCATTGCATTGGCGGTGCGTTTCAATTGCCCCGTTACCACCTTTGAACATATCATGGAAATGGCAGGTATTAACCTGCAAGGTGACGAGGAGGACGAAGAAGGTCCTGCCCGTCCGGCATCTCCACCACAAGAAGAGCCTGTTTTAAAACGTGCACCCGGCCAAAACGATTACTCTAATTACACCATGAGTGAATTAGAATCGATGCTGGAAGAAGCTGAAGAAGTTGAAGACTACGAACGAGCGGCACGCATTAGGGACGAAATTCGAAAGCGCAGGTAA
- a CDS encoding Rieske (2Fe-2S) protein, with amino-acid sequence MDRKEFIKLCGVGCLGLATMSLLQSCGGMKYYTAALENGALKIPLSAFEGGEKKHLPHVIAQNDQLQYPICVYRFGEKEYSALLMQCTHQGAELQVFGDRLQCPAHGSEFTSKGEVQNGPADQHLRTFEVLIENEYIRVLLK; translated from the coding sequence ATGGACCGTAAAGAATTTATAAAGCTTTGTGGAGTGGGCTGTTTAGGCTTGGCTACCATGTCTTTACTGCAAAGCTGCGGAGGTATGAAGTACTACACCGCTGCCTTAGAAAACGGAGCATTAAAAATCCCTTTGTCGGCCTTTGAAGGAGGTGAGAAAAAACATTTGCCCCATGTAATTGCCCAAAACGACCAATTGCAATACCCTATTTGTGTGTATCGCTTTGGAGAAAAAGAATACAGTGCACTGCTGATGCAATGCACTCATCAAGGGGCAGAATTGCAAGTATTTGGCGACAGACTTCAATGTCCTGCACACGGCAGCGAATTTACCTCCAAAGGCGAGGTGCAAAACGGCCCCGCCGACCAACATTTAAGAACTTTTGAGGTATTGATTGAAAACGAATACATACGCGTACTTTTAAAATGA
- a CDS encoding vancomycin high temperature exclusion protein translates to MKKLYKKIFLYFLLFLAVITAFIAWANHHVESKAKNHLYKTAAEVPATNVGLVLGTSRKLINGHNNLYFEYRIKAAVELFKSGKVKHLLVSGDNHIKGYDEPEDMRQALIAAGVPDSCITLDYAGFRTLDSIIRCWKVFGQTNFVVISQEFHNERAVFLASCYGLSISAYNAQNVDNYYGLRTQIREYFARVKAILDVYVLKKKPKFLGEPVQIKL, encoded by the coding sequence ATGAAAAAGCTGTACAAAAAGATATTCCTATACTTTCTGCTTTTCTTGGCCGTTATCACAGCATTTATTGCTTGGGCTAATCATCATGTGGAATCAAAAGCTAAAAACCACCTTTACAAAACCGCTGCGGAGGTTCCCGCAACCAACGTGGGATTGGTATTAGGCACTTCACGCAAACTTATAAACGGACACAATAATTTATACTTTGAATACCGCATAAAAGCGGCTGTAGAACTGTTTAAATCAGGCAAAGTGAAACACCTGCTGGTAAGCGGTGATAATCATATAAAAGGGTACGATGAACCCGAAGACATGAGACAGGCTCTTATTGCCGCCGGAGTACCGGATAGTTGCATCACATTGGATTATGCAGGTTTCAGAACCTTAGACTCCATTATCCGCTGCTGGAAAGTGTTCGGGCAAACAAATTTTGTTGTGATATCACAAGAGTTTCATAACGAAAGAGCCGTATTTCTTGCCTCTTGCTACGGGTTAAGTATTTCTGCCTACAACGCCCAAAACGTTGATAATTACTATGGGTTGCGCACCCAAATACGGGAGTATTTTGCCCGTGTAAAGGCTATTTTAGATGTTTATGTGCTGAAAAAGAAACCGAAGTTTTTAGGAGAGCCTGTACAAATCAAACTGTAA
- a CDS encoding DUF4476 domain-containing protein, which translates to MKKIYTTLSLILFFTAAFAQWGSVFHNHQQNNQVYYPASSATAALHLTFPATNNYTITIGAQSLNFYGSQFFLENMSAGLQMVSVRYMTTTTNGSAWQTTYNGAVNFEANTRLFATVDAYGVLRITQREAIGQIPPVNPQPLPNVCPTPQQPQIVFATQQQADDLVKRLKNVTFDSKKVLTAKNALKSNHYTAQQVKQLLLTFSFDSYKLDVAKYAYDMSYDKANFFAVGDAFSFSSYADELEKYIASK; encoded by the coding sequence ATGAAAAAAATCTACACAACTCTCTCGCTTATTTTGTTTTTCACTGCTGCTTTTGCACAATGGGGAAGCGTATTTCACAATCACCAACAAAACAATCAGGTGTACTACCCCGCAAGCTCAGCTACAGCCGCGCTGCATCTTACCTTTCCTGCAACAAATAACTACACCATTACTATTGGGGCACAAAGCCTGAACTTTTACGGCAGCCAGTTTTTTCTTGAAAACATGAGCGCCGGCTTGCAAATGGTGAGCGTACGTTACATGACAACTACGACTAACGGAAGTGCATGGCAAACTACTTACAACGGTGCTGTAAACTTTGAGGCCAATACCCGATTGTTTGCAACCGTTGATGCTTATGGGGTGTTGCGTATTACCCAACGCGAGGCTATTGGTCAAATTCCTCCTGTCAACCCACAACCCTTGCCTAATGTGTGTCCAACCCCTCAGCAACCACAAATTGTATTTGCCACTCAACAACAAGCTGATGACTTGGTGAAGCGTCTTAAGAATGTTACGTTTGACAGCAAAAAAGTGTTAACCGCTAAAAATGCTTTAAAGAGCAACCACTATACTGCCCAACAAGTGAAACAGTTATTGCTAACCTTTTCATTTGACAGTTATAAACTGGATGTAGCAAAATATGCCTACGATATGAGCTACGATAAAGCTAACTTTTTTGCAGTAGGCGATGCTTTCAGCTTTAGCTCTTATGCAGACGAATTAGAGAAATACATTGCTTCTAAGTAA
- the nth gene encoding endonuclease III: MQKSERFKKFIEFQLENHPQVETELHYTNPFELLVAVILSAQCTDKRVNIVTPALFAAFPNPEALAATNFDELFPYIKSISYPNNKTKHLIGMANMLLNDFGGEIPADIKELQKLPGVGRKTANVIASVIYNMPAMAVDTHVFRVSARLGLTTNAKTPLETEKQLVKYIPEKHIATAHHWLILHGRYVCVARKPKCEICGMNSFCKYFEKNIAKGIVS, from the coding sequence GTGCAAAAAAGCGAACGATTTAAAAAATTCATCGAATTTCAGCTCGAGAACCATCCGCAAGTAGAAACCGAATTGCATTATACCAACCCGTTTGAATTGTTGGTAGCGGTTATTTTATCTGCCCAATGCACCGATAAAAGGGTAAACATTGTTACCCCGGCCTTATTTGCAGCATTTCCAAATCCTGAAGCTCTTGCAGCAACCAACTTTGATGAGTTGTTTCCCTATATCAAATCCATCAGTTATCCCAATAACAAAACCAAGCACCTAATTGGCATGGCTAATATGCTGCTGAATGATTTTGGCGGTGAAATACCTGCTGATATTAAAGAGTTGCAAAAGTTGCCAGGAGTGGGGCGTAAAACGGCCAATGTAATAGCCAGTGTGATTTACAACATGCCTGCAATGGCTGTTGATACCCATGTTTTCAGGGTATCGGCGCGATTGGGATTAACTACAAATGCTAAAACCCCGCTTGAAACTGAGAAACAGCTGGTGAAGTATATACCCGAAAAACACATTGCTACGGCCCATCATTGGCTTATCTTACACGGAAGGTATGTTTGTGTAGCCCGCAAGCCAAAATGCGAAATATGCGGCATGAATAGCTTTTGTAAATACTTTGAAAAGAATATTGCTAAAGGAATTGTGAGCTGA